From a single Hippoglossus stenolepis isolate QCI-W04-F060 chromosome 2, HSTE1.2, whole genome shotgun sequence genomic region:
- the inab gene encoding internexin neuronal intermediate filament protein, alpha b has product MSYGSEAFSSSSYRRIFGDSPRYASPSRTTATASSRGGGYRSSSLSRTNASSLGSYSKKSGRSFSSMPLDTFDLTQSSVLNNEFKIVRTNEKEQMQGLNDRFAMFIDKVRNLEQQNKVLETELVVLRQKQAEPSRLAELYQQEIRELRSQLEELNGEKSQLMIERDSIDDELQKVRGKYEEEFRGREEAEALLKAFKKDVDDATMVRLDLEKKVESLLDEINFLRKVHEEEVVELSDMIQAAQVSVEMEVSKPDLTSALKEIRGQYESMASKNLQSAEEWYKTKFADLSDQANRSNETIRNSREEMNEFRRQLQSKTIEIESLRGTNESLDRQLREMEDRHNAEIGTYQDSMIELENELRTTKGEMARHLREYQDLLNVKMALDIEIAAYRKLLEGEETRIGTGISFSSPAMGAGMGQGYNYQSRIYTSSGKSSKKEGKEEEQQQQSKSGGKVTQREVYEEMVVSPKKMENQQESNDVPTIPKN; this is encoded by the exons ATGAGCTACGGATCTGaagccttctcctcctcctcctaccgGAGGATTTTCGGGGATTCTCCCCGTTATGCATCTCCATCACGGACAACCGCGACTGCGTCCTCCCGGGGAGGAGGTTACCggtcctcctctctgtcccggACCAACGCTTCATCCCTGGGCTCGTACAGCAAAAAGTCCGGCCGCTCCTTCTCTTCCATGCCGCTGGACACCTTCGACCTGACACAAAGCAGCGTCCTCAACAATGAGTTCAAAATCGTCCGCACCAACGAAAAGGAGCAAATGCAAGGCCTCAATGACCGCTTTGCAATGTTCATTGATAAAGTGCGCAACTTGGAGCAACAGAACAAAGTGCTGGAGACGGAGCTGGTCGTTTTGCGCCAGAAGCAGGCGGAGCCGTCCCGCCTGGCCGAGCTCTACCAGCAGGAAATACGCGAACTGCGCTCCCAGCTCGAAGAACTGAACGGAGAGAAGTCCCAGCTGATGATCGAGAGGGACAGCATTGACGACGAACTGCAGAAAGTCCGGGGGAAATACGAGGAGGAGTTCCGTGGCCGGGAGGAGGCTGAGGCCCTGCTCAAAGCTTTTAAGAAAGATGTTGATGATGCCACCATGGTGCGCCTGGACCTGGAGAAGAAGGTGGAATCTCTCCTGGATGAGATCAACTTCCTCAGGAAGGTGCACGAGGAAGAGGTGGTCGAGCTGTCGGACATGATCCAGGCTGCCCAGGTGTCTGTGGAGATGGAGGTGTCCAAACCGGACCTCACCTCCGCCCTCAAGGAGATCCGCGGCCAGTACGAGTCCATGGCGTCCAAGAACCTGCAGTCCGCCGAGGAGTGGTACAAGACCAAGTTCGCGGACCTGTCCGACCAGGCCAACCGGAGCAACGAGACCATCCGCAACAGCAGGGAGGAGATGAACGAGTTCAGGAGGCAGCTGCAGTCCAAGACCATCGAGATAGAGAGTCTGAGGGGAACCAACGAGTCTCTGGATAGGCAGCTGCGGGAGATGGAGGATAGGCACAATGCGGAGATTGGAACCTACCAG GATAGCATGATAGAGCTGGAGAATGAACTGAGGACCACTAAGGGCGAGATGGCTCGTCACCTGAGGGAGTACCAGGATCTGCTCAACGTCAAGATGGCACTGGATATTGAAATTGCAGCCTACAG GAAACTCCTGGAAGGGGAGGAGACCCGCATCGGGACAGGCATCAGCTTTAGCAGCCCCGCCATGGGTGCTGGCATGGGGCAAGGCTACAACTACCAGTCCCGCATCTACACCAGCTCTGGCAAGAGCTCCAAGAAGGAGGgcaaggaggaggagcagcagcagcagagcaaatCTGGAGGCAAGGTGACCCAGCGTGAAGTTTATGAGGAGATGGTGGTCAGCCCGAAGAAGATGGAGAATCAGCAAGAGTCCAACGATGTTCCCACCATTCCGAAAAACTAA